The proteins below come from a single Miscanthus floridulus cultivar M001 chromosome 1, ASM1932011v1, whole genome shotgun sequence genomic window:
- the LOC136472011 gene encoding inositol-phosphate phosphatase-like, with protein MPELLLGAGRSGRTHQNHGRERSEHGMSEEQFLAVAVEAAKSAGEVIRKGFYQTKNVEHKGQVDLVTETDKACEDLVFNHLRKHFLDHKFIGEETSAALGATADLTDDPTWIVDPLDGTTNFVHGFPFVCVSIGLTIGKIPTVGVVFNPIMNELFTAVRGKGAFLNGSPIKASSQDELVKALLVTEVGTKRDKATLDDTTNRINKLLYKIRSIRMCGSLALNMCGVACGRLDLCYEMGFGGPWDVAAGAVILQEAGGLVFDPSGGEFDLMSRRMAGSNSLLKDKFVEELGDTN; from the exons ATGCCAGAATTGCTGCTGGGTGCTGGCCGTAGCGGGCGAACTCACCAAAATCACGGGCGCGAGAGATCGGAGCACGGCATGTCGGAGGAGCAGTTCCTCGCCGTGGCGGTGGAAGCCGCCAAGAGCGCCGGCGAG GTCATTCGCAAGGGATTTTACCAGACCAAGAACGTCGAGCACAAAGGCCAG GTGGATTTGGTGACGGAGACGGATAAGGCCTGCGAGGACCTAGTCTTCAACCACCTACGAAAGCACTTCCTGGACCACAAGTTCATCGGGGAGGAGACGTCCGCGGCGCTCGGGGCCACCGCCGACCTCACCGACGACCCCACCTGGATCGTCGACCCCCTGGACGGGACCACTAATTTCGTCCATGG TTTCCCATTTGTATGCGTCTCGATTGGCCTCACCATCGGGAAAATTCCCACTGTCGGTGTCGTCttcaaccccatcatgaacgag CTTTTTACGGCGGTTCGTGGAAAAGGGGCTTTCCTGAATGGCTCTCCAATTAAAG CATCATCTCAAGATGAGTTAGTGAAGGCTCTTCTGGTAACAGAG GTTGGAACCAAAAGAGACAAGGCCACTTTGGATGATACAACCAACAGAATCAACAAGCTACTATACAAG ATTCGATCCATACGGATGTGTGGCTCATTGGCTTTAAACATGTGTGGAGTTGCCTGTGGTAGACTTGATTTGTGTTACGAGATGGGATTTGGTGGCCCCTG GGATGTTGCTGCTGGAGCTGTGATTCTTCAGGAAGCTGGGGGGCTTGTTTTTGACCC AAGCGGTGGAGAGTTTGATTTGATGTCGCGAAGAATGGCGGGATCAAACAGCTTGCTGAAGGATAAGTTCGTCGAGGAACTGGGGGACACCAATTGA
- the LOC136451639 gene encoding uncharacterized protein has translation MAVPNYTYLKLKMPGHNGVIIVESTYEHAYDCDVECIEYAKALMEAETLIVNLDRLGSEAPDSKRRAGTFEPMEAVKLVPVDPNGPDDRALRISATLDIK, from the coding sequence atggcggtccccaactacacctacctcaagctcaagatgccgggccacAACGGCGTCATCAttgttgagtccacgtacgagcatgcatatgactgcgacgtcgaatgcatcgagtacgccaaggctctcatggaggctgagaccctcatcgtcaacctcgaccgacttggcAGCGAGGCACCTGATTCCAAGCGTCGtgccgggactttcgagcccatgGAAGCCGTCAAGCTTGTCCCGGTTGACCCCAACGGCCCCGACgatcgggcgctgaggatcagcgccaccctcgacatcaaatag
- the LOC136451650 gene encoding uncharacterized protein: MSAVALSDEEILRRVRETVEGRLRIGGLTPFVMRPSRGYLSLGMRDVRASPPPVPEDIERRAVNQAHAEAQKKWKDAEEAKRKRKNLEREELEKRRRQQRQDGLPVEASPSPSLSIDSSDDDDESEAGQGPLDHLPNIRGTALGASASSPVFPGGGGEDASGPTIARPEAEADMPEAWALGKRAVSPVGSTAEVEQAAAGATQLPPQRVEGAPESGEGRSTPADTEAMPPPRATAVAEEGCNAEAVVSSFEHQAKVPALAPRKALKVSTSSTAQWVVEAQAAIQRGAASARADLKEPVVQGEAIEVATKQAEEKEEPTPREAEARESDGAKAPLVTEATEGEAEAPWTSKAEATEAEAPRTTEAEVAEAGAPGTTEAEAVEASVSAAKLVAQEAETEVGQASIPPLVQGPPPLQESAREVEVHSISSDDASQGKEVADAEAASTVEQPALTSGEGSSALVWVQPEPCGWDHPRVLWRSQDDPEAEPLFALKDVAMGGVGHLRAIPPSSGAVATDNAELKSRSLGKLLFLRQERDVWDQLR; the protein is encoded by the exons atgtccgccgtcgccctctccgatgaggagattctacgtcgggtgagagagacagtggaggggcggctgaggaTCGGTGGTTTGACCCCGTTCGTGATGCGCCCATCgcgggggtacctctctctg gggatgagggatgtgcgagcctccccaccgcccgttcccgaggacataGAGCGGCGAGCGGTGAACcaggcgcacgccgaggcgcaaAAGAAGtggaaggacgccgaggaggcaaagcgcaagaggaagaaccttgagcgcgAGGAGCTGGAGAAACGCCGTCGGCAGcagaggcaggacggtctcccggtggaggcgTCTCCGTCGCCGTCACTGTCGATAGACTCTTCGGACGATGATGACGAGAGCGAGGCGGGgcagggtcccctggaccatctccctaacattAGGGGGACGGCGCTCGGGGCATCGGCGAGTAGCCCGGTGtttccgggaggaggaggagaggacgcctcgggGCCGACAATCGCTCgccccgaggccgaggccgacatgcccgaggcatgggcgttagggaagcgcgccgtcagcccagtgggctcgacggcggaggtggagcaggcggcggcgggggcgacacAACTACCCccgcagagggtcgagggggcgccgGAGTCCGGTGAGGGCCGGTCGACACCGGCGGACACAGAGGCCATGCcaccgccgcgcgccaccgccgttgcagaggagggatGCAATGCCGAAGCGGTTGTGTCCTcgttcgag CATCAGGCGAAAGTGCCCGCCCTagcgccacgtaaggcgctcaaggtgagcaccagctctaccgcccaatgggtggtggaggcgcaagccgccatacaacgtggcgcggcgtcggcgagggccgacctaaAGGAGCCGGTCGTCCAAGGAGAGGCTATCGAGGTGGCCACGAAGCAagcggaggagaaggaggagcctacGCCCCGCGAGGCTGAGGCCCgcgagtcagatggggccaagGCGCCCTTAGtcactgaggccaccgagggcgaggccgaggccccctGGACTTctaaggctgaggcgacggaggccgaggcacccaggaccaccgaggccgaggtggcggaggccggagcccccgggaccaccgaggccgaggcggTGGAGGCCAGCGTGAGCGCGGCAAAGCTAGTGGCCCAGGAAGCGGAGACGGAGGTGGGGCAAGCTTCAATACCGCCCTTAGTTCAAGGCCCGCCGCCGTtgcaggagagcgcccgggaagtggaggtccattcgatctcctccgacgatgcttcccaggggaaggaggtggcggatgccgaggcggctagcaccgtggagcagccagctTTAACCTCtggtgagggaagctcggccctcgtgtgggtacaacccgagccctgtgggtgggatcacccgcgtgtcttatggcggagccaggacgaccctgaggcggagcctctgttcgccctcaagGACGTGGCCATGGGGGGCGttggacaccttcgagcaataccgccatctagcggagcggtcgctacggacaatgct GAGCTCAAgtcccggtccctcgggaagttgtTGTTCCTCCGgcaggagagggacgtctgggaccagcttcggtAG